One part of the Microlunatus elymi genome encodes these proteins:
- a CDS encoding mandelate racemase/muconate lactonizing enzyme family protein produces the protein MTTDTTTPTEQNVNTASRPSQLRITDMKITNLVGVPFRSSIIRLETNQGIVGYGEVRDGASASYALLLKSRLIGENPCNLDKIFRKIRQFGFHGRQGGGVCGIEMALMDLAGKAYGVPAYALVGGKFRDRVRCYADTPTELDPQTMGARLLERRSRGFTMLKMDVGINLLRNTPGTLIAPDGAFEDDDLMHPFTGIQVTQKGVEQLAAFVEEVRSIVGYDIALAADHFGHIALDSCIRIGRALEPYTLAWIEDLIPWQFTDQWRQLTEAVAVPTCTGEDIYLAENFEPLLAAEAIRIVHPDPATSGGIAETKRLGNRAEEKGIAMALHLAASPVATMASVHLAAATHNFLALEHHAADVPFWNDLVTGLPNPIIHDGHIDVPDKPGLGFDDVNEELFAEHLDPRAPLLFADTAEWDNEHAHDRLWS, from the coding sequence ATGACCACGGACACCACAACCCCCACCGAGCAGAACGTCAACACGGCGTCCCGGCCCAGCCAGCTGCGGATCACCGACATGAAGATCACCAACCTGGTCGGTGTGCCGTTCCGATCGTCGATCATCCGGCTGGAGACCAACCAGGGCATCGTCGGCTACGGCGAGGTCCGCGACGGCGCCAGTGCGAGCTACGCACTGCTGCTGAAGAGCCGCCTGATCGGCGAGAACCCGTGCAATCTGGACAAGATCTTCCGCAAGATCAGACAGTTCGGCTTCCACGGCCGGCAAGGCGGCGGCGTCTGCGGGATCGAGATGGCGCTGATGGACCTGGCCGGCAAGGCGTACGGAGTGCCGGCCTACGCACTGGTCGGCGGCAAGTTCCGGGATCGGGTCCGCTGCTACGCCGACACCCCGACCGAGCTCGATCCGCAGACCATGGGCGCTCGGCTGCTGGAACGGCGCAGCCGCGGTTTCACCATGCTGAAGATGGATGTCGGCATCAACCTGCTCCGCAACACACCCGGCACCCTGATCGCCCCGGACGGTGCCTTCGAAGATGACGACCTGATGCATCCGTTCACCGGCATCCAGGTCACTCAGAAGGGCGTCGAACAACTGGCCGCCTTCGTCGAGGAAGTGCGCTCGATCGTCGGCTACGACATCGCCCTGGCAGCTGATCATTTCGGCCACATCGCCCTCGACTCCTGCATCCGGATCGGCCGCGCGCTCGAGCCGTACACGCTGGCCTGGATCGAGGATTTGATTCCGTGGCAGTTCACCGATCAGTGGCGGCAACTGACCGAGGCGGTCGCGGTGCCGACCTGCACCGGCGAGGACATCTACCTGGCCGAGAATTTCGAGCCCCTGCTGGCCGCCGAGGCGATCCGCATCGTCCATCCCGATCCGGCGACGTCGGGCGGCATCGCCGAGACCAAGCGGCTGGGCAACCGGGCCGAGGAGAAGGGCATCGCGATGGCCCTGCATCTGGCCGCCTCGCCGGTGGCAACCATGGCCAGCGTGCATCTGGCCGCGGCAACCCACAACTTCCTTGCCCTGGAACACCATGCCGCGGATGTGCCGTTCTGGAATGATCTTGTCACCGGGCTGCCGAATCCAATCATCCACGACGGCCACATTGACGTACCGGACAAGCCAGGACTCGGCTTCGACGACGTCAACGAGGAGTTGTTTGCCGAGCATCTGGATCCTCGCGCGCCGCTGCTCTTCGCCGACACCGCCGAATGGGACAACGAGCACGCCCATGATCGCCTGTGGAGCTGA
- a CDS encoding mannonate dehydratase, whose product MKIAEILPGDQPGSPLWHLMLQAGVTDAVGTLPPVSKINTGEGDAPWDYLPLQRLKDAYNRFGFELGVIEWRPPLNRAKRGLPGRDDEIDAVCALLRSMGRLGIPVWCYEWMTDRNWVRTSTSTQARGGSLVTGFDRDVFEAGPPSADPISEDQLWDNLEYFLRRVVPVAEDAGVRLAMHPDDPPVSPLGGIGRIMSSLDGYRRLLQTVPSPMNGITFCQGNFRLMTDDLPAAIRELGADGKIFFIHFRDVEGNTDHFTETWHDAGPTDMYACIKAYRDIGFDGLMRCDHVPNMYGEPTTNVGYGTLGRLYAVGYMRGLIEAATRDRVPQPAAV is encoded by the coding sequence ATGAAGATCGCAGAAATCCTGCCCGGCGATCAGCCGGGCAGCCCGCTGTGGCATCTGATGTTGCAAGCCGGCGTCACCGACGCCGTAGGAACGCTTCCGCCGGTCAGCAAGATCAACACCGGGGAGGGTGATGCGCCGTGGGACTACCTGCCGCTCCAGCGGCTGAAGGATGCGTACAACAGGTTCGGCTTCGAACTCGGCGTGATCGAGTGGCGCCCGCCGTTGAACCGTGCCAAACGCGGCCTGCCCGGCCGTGACGACGAGATCGACGCCGTGTGCGCCCTGCTGAGAAGCATGGGCCGTCTGGGCATTCCGGTCTGGTGCTACGAGTGGATGACGGACCGGAACTGGGTCCGCACCAGCACCTCCACGCAGGCCCGCGGCGGGTCGCTGGTGACCGGTTTCGATCGCGATGTCTTCGAGGCCGGGCCGCCGAGCGCGGATCCGATCTCGGAAGATCAACTCTGGGACAACCTCGAGTACTTCCTTCGTCGAGTGGTCCCGGTTGCCGAAGACGCCGGCGTACGTCTGGCCATGCATCCCGACGATCCGCCGGTCTCGCCCCTGGGCGGAATCGGCCGCATCATGTCGAGCCTCGACGGGTATCGGCGGCTCCTGCAGACGGTGCCGAGCCCGATGAACGGCATCACCTTCTGCCAAGGCAACTTCCGGCTGATGACCGACGATCTTCCCGCTGCGATCCGCGAACTCGGAGCCGACGGCAAGATCTTCTTCATCCATTTCCGCGATGTCGAAGGAAACACCGATCACTTCACCGAGACCTGGCACGACGCCGGCCCGACCGACATGTACGCCTGCATCAAGGCGTACCGGGACATCGGCTTCGACGGGCTGATGCGCTGTGATCATGTTCCGAACATGTACGGCGAGCCGACCACGAACGTCGGCTACGGCACGCTCGGTCGCCTGTACGCAGTCGGATACATGCGCGGGCTGATCGAAGCCGCGACCCGGGATCGCGTCCCGCAGCCGGCCGCAGTCTGA
- a CDS encoding RraA family protein, translating to MLLTPQQVVELTPTWAGDRSSDGRPLVPDAHLNALADATAEHAWSVLDRNGYPQQYVGGWTQSKPGRAFVGRAVTCAFVPYRPDHNQAVVEDGRKHGFTVGERQNTWVIESLSSGDCLVVDIFSKVFNGTVVGDNLGTAVASRTGVGAVIDGGVRDLTGLRELEANFYFRDTDPSPIRQVVLSSMNGAVMIGGTTVLPGDVVLGTELGVTFIPPQLAAQVADESRRTSHRDTFGKQRLAERVYTTTEIDVGTWADHIEADYQQWSVDHPIR from the coding sequence ATGCTTCTTACTCCCCAGCAGGTTGTCGAGCTCACTCCGACGTGGGCAGGTGACCGATCCTCCGACGGCCGGCCGCTGGTGCCGGACGCTCACCTGAACGCACTGGCCGATGCGACGGCCGAGCACGCCTGGTCCGTCCTGGACCGCAACGGCTACCCGCAGCAGTACGTCGGCGGCTGGACACAATCCAAGCCTGGAAGGGCTTTCGTCGGACGCGCGGTCACCTGCGCCTTCGTGCCGTACCGGCCAGATCACAACCAGGCAGTCGTCGAGGACGGGCGCAAACACGGCTTCACCGTCGGCGAGCGCCAGAACACCTGGGTGATCGAATCCCTGTCCAGCGGCGACTGTCTGGTCGTCGACATCTTCTCCAAGGTCTTCAACGGCACCGTGGTCGGCGACAATCTCGGCACCGCGGTCGCCTCCAGGACCGGCGTCGGCGCCGTCATCGACGGCGGCGTCCGCGACCTCACCGGGCTGCGCGAACTGGAGGCCAACTTCTACTTCCGCGACACCGATCCGTCACCCATCCGGCAGGTCGTGCTGAGCTCGATGAACGGCGCGGTGATGATCGGCGGCACCACCGTGCTGCCCGGCGACGTCGTGCTCGGCACCGAACTCGGCGTCACCTTCATCCCGCCGCAGCTGGCCGCTCAGGTCGCCGACGAGAGTCGGCGGACCAGCCATCGCGACACGTTCGGCAAGCAGCGCCTGGCCGAACGCGTCTACACCACCACCGAGATCGACGTCGGCACCTGGGCCGATCACATCGAGGCCGACTACCAGCAATGGTCGGTCGACCACCCGATCCGCTGA
- a CDS encoding pyridoxal phosphate-dependent aminotransferase, whose translation MHAQSPAARSLDHPLVERMRAFGTTIFAEMSALAVETGSINLGQGFPDTDGPVEVLDAAVRAIREGHNQYPPGRGVPDLRQAIADHQRAYYDLDYDPDREVLVTAGATEAITAAILALCEPGDEVIAFEPTYDSYAASIAMAHAVLKPVRLDGPDFDLDLDRLRAAVTDRTRILLINSPHNPTGRVLTETELSGIAELAIERDLIVITDEVYEHLAFEGVHRPLATFDGMRERTVQISSAGKTLSVTGWKIGWVCSTPELITAVTTTKQFLTYVSGGPFQYAVAEALRLPPERIAEVTERLRSGRDQLREGLTAAGLTPFRCQGSYFLTVDVAELGYADGVDFCRDLPKKAGVVAVPSRVFYLDPGPAMTYVRFAFCKRPELLAEASNRLAALA comes from the coding sequence ATGCACGCACAGTCGCCGGCAGCCCGAAGTCTCGATCATCCGTTGGTGGAACGCATGCGCGCGTTCGGCACCACCATCTTCGCCGAGATGTCGGCGCTCGCGGTGGAGACCGGATCGATCAATCTGGGACAGGGATTCCCCGACACCGACGGTCCGGTCGAGGTCCTTGACGCCGCCGTCCGGGCCATCCGGGAGGGACACAACCAGTACCCGCCGGGCCGCGGTGTCCCGGACTTGCGGCAGGCCATCGCAGATCATCAGCGGGCCTACTACGACCTGGACTACGACCCGGATCGCGAGGTGCTGGTGACCGCCGGCGCCACCGAGGCGATCACCGCTGCCATCCTGGCGTTGTGCGAACCGGGCGACGAGGTGATCGCGTTCGAGCCGACCTACGACTCGTACGCGGCGTCCATCGCAATGGCCCACGCCGTGCTCAAACCGGTCCGGCTGGACGGGCCGGATTTCGATCTTGATCTTGATCGGCTGCGGGCCGCGGTGACCGACAGGACCAGGATCTTGTTGATCAACAGTCCGCACAATCCCACCGGCCGCGTGCTCACCGAGACCGAGCTGTCCGGGATCGCGGAGCTGGCGATCGAGCGGGACCTGATCGTGATCACCGACGAGGTGTACGAGCATCTCGCCTTCGAAGGCGTGCATCGGCCGCTCGCCACCTTCGACGGGATGCGGGAGCGTACGGTCCAGATTTCCTCAGCAGGCAAGACACTCTCGGTCACCGGTTGGAAGATCGGCTGGGTCTGTTCGACGCCGGAGTTGATCACCGCGGTGACCACGACCAAGCAGTTCCTCACCTACGTCAGTGGCGGCCCGTTCCAGTACGCGGTGGCCGAGGCGCTGCGGCTGCCGCCGGAGCGGATCGCCGAGGTGACCGAACGGCTGCGTAGCGGTCGTGATCAACTTCGCGAGGGACTGACCGCGGCCGGATTGACGCCGTTTCGCTGCCAGGGCAGCTATTTCCTCACCGTGGACGTGGCCGAGCTCGGCTACGCCGACGGCGTCGACTTCTGCCGCGACCTGCCGAAGAAGGCCGGCGTGGTCGCCGTACCGAGCCGGGTCTTCTACCTCGATCCCGGCCCGGCGATGACCTACGTACGCTTCGCCTTCTGCAAACGTCCAGAACTGCTGGCCGAGGCAAGCAATCGACTGGCGGCGCTGGCCTGA
- a CDS encoding 3-deoxy-7-phosphoheptulonate synthase, with protein sequence MTATIAEPATDRHVRQFEPLSPPSQLLDELPASVAAATVVERGRAEIADVLSGVDHRLLIIVGPCSVHDPAAALDYAHRLRGLADRLNDDLVVVMRSYFEKPRTTVGWKGLINDPHLDGSHDIAAGLRMARQFLLDVGELGLPTATELLEPITPQYVADLISWAAIGARTTESQIHRQLASGLSMPVGFKNGTDGDVQLAVDGCLAAAAPQSFLGIDGSGRAALVRTTGNPDAHVVLRGGRSGPNYGPGPVAAASALAADAGITPRLVVDASHANSGKDHLRQAEVARDLAGQIADGSPVIAGVMLESFLVEGSQALDVTARRPLTYGQSVTDACFSWETTEDLLTDLATANRKRNAAG encoded by the coding sequence GCGGCGACCGTCGTCGAGCGCGGCCGGGCCGAGATCGCCGACGTGCTGTCCGGAGTTGATCATCGGCTGTTGATCATCGTCGGACCGTGCTCGGTACACGACCCGGCGGCAGCCCTCGACTACGCGCATCGCCTGCGGGGGTTGGCCGATCGGCTGAATGATGATCTTGTCGTGGTGATGCGCAGCTACTTCGAGAAACCTCGTACGACGGTCGGCTGGAAGGGCTTGATCAACGATCCGCACCTGGACGGCAGCCACGACATCGCCGCGGGCTTGAGGATGGCGCGACAGTTCCTGCTCGACGTCGGTGAGCTCGGCCTGCCGACCGCGACCGAGTTGCTGGAGCCGATCACTCCGCAGTACGTCGCCGACCTGATCAGCTGGGCGGCGATCGGCGCGCGTACGACCGAAAGCCAGATCCACCGGCAGCTCGCCTCCGGGTTGTCGATGCCGGTCGGTTTCAAGAACGGCACCGACGGAGACGTCCAACTGGCGGTCGACGGCTGCCTGGCCGCGGCCGCACCGCAGTCCTTCCTCGGCATCGACGGCTCGGGCCGGGCCGCGCTGGTGCGCACCACCGGCAATCCGGACGCCCACGTCGTGCTGCGCGGCGGCCGGTCGGGCCCCAACTACGGTCCCGGCCCGGTGGCTGCGGCGTCGGCGCTGGCCGCCGATGCCGGCATCACCCCTCGATTGGTGGTCGATGCCAGCCACGCCAACTCCGGCAAAGATCATCTTCGCCAGGCCGAGGTCGCTCGGGACCTGGCCGGTCAGATCGCCGACGGTTCACCGGTGATCGCCGGCGTGATGTTGGAGAGCTTCCTGGTCGAGGGCTCACAGGCTCTCGACGTCACCGCCCGGCGGCCGCTCACCTACGGTCAGAGCGTCACCGATGCGTGTTTCTCCTGGGAGACAACCGAGGACCTGCTCACGGATTTGGCGACGGCCAACCGGAAGCGCAACGCCGCGGGCTGA